Below is a window of Haloglycomyces albus DSM 45210 DNA.
TCGACGCTTCCGGGCTTGCCGGAGTCTGGCTGGTTCTTCTCACCGCGCCCACCTCCTACCTCATCTTCCTCACACCCGTCACCGGCCTGCCGGCCCTGGTCGCCTACTTGGCAGCCGGGATGTTCCAAGCCGTTGTCATGTTCAGCCTCCTGGGAAGCATCCGCCGTCATATCGCCGCCCGGCGTCACAGAAAAGACGAACCTCCGCCCGGACTATCGCACTAGGTCTCTGACGCCAGGAATCGCGTCAGGACCTCGTTGAACCGCTCGGGTCTCTCCAGCCCGGGAAGATGCCCACAGTCGTCAAGGTCAACCCGGTTGGCCTGGGCGATCGATTGAGAGACCGCTGTGCCCACTTCCTGAATTTCAGGTACATCCTCCCGCCCGTTAACCACCAAGACCGGGGCCGTCACCTCCGCCAAGCGATTCACTACGTCGACCTCGGGCTCCACCCGAGCAGTCGACGGCGTCGACCAAGTCAGTCGCAAATGTGCGCCGAGCATCCGCTCCACTCCCGCCACCACCTCGGGGTCGAGGGTGTCGGCCCGCCGCCGTGGGCCGGCGACCATCCATTCGATATGCGCTCTGACGTAGGCGGCGATATCCCGGTCCAACTGGACTCCAGGCTCACCTCGACCCTCCAGGTACCGTTTCCGTCGCTCGGCGTCGATCTGCGAGTGGACCCTGGTGCGTACCTGCTCGATGAACGACTGTGGCCATTGGTAACCGGGAAGTCCCGGCGCCGCCACAACCAGACTCTCAATCCGGTGCGGTTCGAGAAGTGCGGCTTCTAGAGCCGTTCCACCGCCCATGGAATTCCCGACCACGATCGCACGCTCGATGTCAAGGCCGTCGAGAAGCGCCAAGAGATCACGGCCTGGGCTGTACGTTCCTTCGCCCAACTCGGACTCACCGTGTCCCCGTGAGTCGTACGACAACACCCGGTGATCCTGACTAAAGTGGTCCAGTTGTTTTTCCCACGACCGACGATCGGTCAAGCCCGCGTGAACGAACACCACTGTGGGGCCGGATCCTCTAAGGTCATAGCCGATACGAACGCCGTTGACGGAAATCGAACTCATACGAGTGAGCATACTTCACGAATAGGATTCACCTGGGAGGTGGAACCAGGGGAGACTCCAAGGACCGCATGCCTACCATGACCGGGCGGCGTCGATGACCGTGCCCCAGACCCACATAAGTCGTCCGGTTCTCGCACATTCACATTCCATCGCTGACGTTCTCTTCCGCGGCAAGCTCGTCCAAAGAGACCCCCAGCGCCCGGCAGAGTCTGGCGATCGAGAAGAAATTGGGACTGAGAATGCGCCCGTTTTCGATTTTCCGCAGTGTCTCCGGAGAGATTTCGGCTTCATAGGCCACATCGTCCAGGCGTCGTTCTCCTCTTGCCGTCTTAAGGGATCGGCCCAGGATCTTTCCTTGTCGTCGTTCCTGCGGCGTCAGTTCAGGTCGAATCATAGTGGTATTATAATACCAATACTGAGTGTGGAAGGAAAGTACATGATTGAGTTCTTCGAGGCGGACGAGATTGAAAAGATGCGCCCCGCGGGCCGATTCGTCGCTGATACATTGACCGAACTGCGGGACGACATCGTTGACGTGGGAACCGACCTCCTGGAAATCGACGCTTTTGTGCGTGACCGGATTAAGAGCCACGGAGCGACCTCATGCTATGTGGACTACCATCCGTCCTTCGGGTCGAAACCCTTCGGCCATTACATTTGCACGTCGGTCAACGATGCGGTCCTCCACGGTCTACCCCACAGGTACCGGCTGCGGGACGGCGATCTGGTGAGCCTCGATCTAGCCGTTAACGTCAACGGGTGGGTAGCGGACAGTGCGATCAGCTTTAACGTTGGCCAACCTCGCACCGACGACCAACGCATGATCGAAACGTGCCGGGCGGCCTTGGACGCCGCCATCGACGTCGCATTGCCCGGCAACCGAATCGGCGACATATCATCCACGATCGGCAATATACTCACTCAAGCGGGATACGGCGTCAACACCGATTTCGGTGGCCACGGAGTGGGGCGAACGATGCACGGTGATCCGCACATACCCAATAACGGCCGTGCGGGTAAAGGTATGACCCTGAAACCGGGTCTCGCCATAGCCATCGAACCGTGGGTCCTCAATACGACCGATCGATACCGCTTTGACTCCGATGGATGGACCTTGCGCAGTGCCGACGGATCTCGTGGCGCCCACATGGAACATACGATCGTCGTCACGGACAACGAACCGATCGTTCTCACCGAACGCGCATGACCCGCTTTTCCACGTTCGCGCCGTTCTGCCGCAGGTGGGGCGGCGCAGGACCCGATTCCTGTTCAAGCGTCAATATCTCCCGATTACCACGTACGGCGAATTTCAGTGCTCCACAATGGCAAGATGAGAATTGTATCCGCCGCTCGACACCGCAGATTCTCGTCCGTACGTGAGCATCTCCGCAACTCCTTCGTCCTGGCGCCCACCGTGGCCATTGTAGCGGCGACCGTGTTGACGGGAATGGTTTGGACAGCCGACGGCGCAACCACTCAGATTCTACGAGAATCCGATCTCGACAGATACATCGACGATCTGTCCATTCTCATCGAACCGGCCGCGACCATGGTCAATACCGTCGCGTCCGCCATGTTGACCTTCGTTGGCGTGATCTTCTCGATCTCTCTCGTAGCGCTTCAGATGGCGGCGAACTCATTTTCGCAACGGGTTCTCCTGCTTTTCGTTCGTTCGCGCATCACTAAAGCCACCTTGTCGATCTTTCTCGGCACCTTCGTATACTCCATGCTCATCACCTTGGAGTTCTCCGAGTATCAAAAGGACTCCGAAGTTACCGCCATACCACTGTTCGGCTCCATCGTCGCCATCGCCTTGGTTTTCGCGAGTCTTCTGCTGTTCGTCATCTACGTCGACTCCACGATTCGGCTACTCCGTCTTTCCAAGGTCATCGAACACATTTCCCGTGACGCTCTGAAGACCGTCCAGTTCCTGAGTCGCAATTACGAACAGGGGAGAGAGGGACCAGAACCACATTTCGACGACGAACCCTTCATTCTGGTTCACAATGGCCGATCCGGAGTTCTGCAGGACATCAATATACGCCGGATAGTCCATCACGCACGCAAACGAGACGTGATCGTCGACATCATCCCACGCGTCGGCGACTTCATTACCACCGGAACACCGGTTGCTCGTATCTCAGGACGAAGGTTTCCTGCTAAGCAGCTTGCTCGATGCATAACGACGGGATCGGATCGGTCCATATACCAAGACGTGGCCTTCGGATTTCGCCAACTCGTCGATATCGGCGCCAAGGCTCTATCCCCAGGTGTCAACGACCCGACCACCGCAGTGCAAGTCATCGATCGTATCCAGGAACTCATCGGCAAGGTAGCCGATGAATCGTTCGAATCGGTCGCGTTCACCGACCGAACGGACCGCGTCCGACTGATAACGCATGATCAAACCTGGACGTCACTGGTGAATTTGGCCTTCACGGAAATCCGCACGTACGGCTCGTCGTCGCCGCAGGTGACCCGACGTCTGACCGCGGCGCTCAATGACCTCATCCGTGTCACGTCCGACGAACGTCGAGAACCGCTGCAACGTCAACTCGACTTGCTACGGACCGATGTCGCCGAATCCGTCCCCAATGCCGACGACGCCGAGTTCGCTTTGATCGCCGACCGGCAGGGAATCGGGTGAATCGTGGGTTCGACGGTACGTTCCACGTCGAACCCACGATTCAGCTTGGTCGTTGTGGATCGCAGATACGGCGGTACTTCCACAGCGATCGTTTCTGGTCGGTTCCCGGGCCTGTTCTTACTCTCCAGAAGTCCTCCGGTGCGTTATGTTGTTCCCGTCGTCATTGTGGAAAACGATGACGACGTTGGCAGAGTCATAGACGAATTCTTTCTCAATGGTGCTGTCGGTTTCCTCGACGGTTCCGGCATGGCGATGTACCAGGTCAAAGTTGATTTCAACAAGCCACACAGCGGGTAACCGGCCGTCCCAGACCGGCTCATGCGATTCAGTGACTTCGCCGTCCGCGCCGAAAACGAGAAAACGGTCGAAGCTGCGGGCGAACCATCGATCGTGTGTAACGGACAGGACGGTTCCCTCGAAGGAGGCCAGGCCTGCTTGGAGGGCCTCGGCACTTTCCAAGTCGAGATTATCGGTCGGTTCGTCGAGAAGCAGGAGTGTGGCACCCGAAAGTTCAAGTATCAGCACCATAAACCGGGCTTGCTGACCACCGGATAGCGTTTTGAATTCCTGTTCGGATTTCGCGGCGAGTTCATAGCGGTTCAGTGCGCTCATGGCCCGTTGACGGTCGAGCGACGGCCGGTCGTCATCGCCCTCCCAGAGGATTTCCCGCAATGTTCGTCCATCGAATTCGGGGTGTTCGTGAGTCTGAGAGAAATGTGCCGGGTGGACTCGGGCGCCAAGCCTAGCCCGCCCCTCGTGTGCCACCGGGTCGAATCTGTGTCGTCCGGCCAAGCCATCATCGGAATCAGAACCGCCTCGGGCCAACAGTCTCAGAAAGTGACTTTTACCTGTCCCATTAGCACCCAGTGCGGCTATGCGGTCGCCATACCAGACCTCTAGATCGAACGGGAACGTCAGGTCCTCAAGCTCCAGCTGTTCACAGATCACCGCTCGCTTGCCGGTCCGTCCTCCTTTAAGTCGCATCTTGAGATTCTGCGGCCTCGGAGGTAGTTGCGGTGGACCAGCGTCTTCGAATTTCTGCAAGCGAGTCTGAGCGGCCCGGTAACGGGAGGCCATGTCGGAATTGAAAGCGGCTTTGTTTTTGTACATGAGCATCAGCTCCCGAAGTTTCTGATGCTCTTCGTCCCATCGACGGCGCATTTCATAGAGGCGGTCGTGACGAGCGAGCCGTGCTTCGTGCCAGGTCGCGAATCCATCACCATGCGTCCAGGTGGTACCGGCTTCCAACGTTACGATCGACTCGGCGGTGTTTCTGAGGACTTCCCGGTCGTGAGAGACGAACAGAATTGATTTGTCGGACTCCCGGATAGCCTGTT
It encodes the following:
- the map gene encoding type I methionyl aminopeptidase — its product is MIEFFEADEIEKMRPAGRFVADTLTELRDDIVDVGTDLLEIDAFVRDRIKSHGATSCYVDYHPSFGSKPFGHYICTSVNDAVLHGLPHRYRLRDGDLVSLDLAVNVNGWVADSAISFNVGQPRTDDQRMIETCRAALDAAIDVALPGNRIGDISSTIGNILTQAGYGVNTDFGGHGVGRTMHGDPHIPNNGRAGKGMTLKPGLAIAIEPWVLNTTDRYRFDSDGWTLRSADGSRGAHMEHTIVVTDNEPIVLTERA
- a CDS encoding SCO4225 family membrane protein — protein: MPRLHVEHWITGVYIALLLLVAFYTVVATEFDASGLAGVWLVLLTAPTSYLIFLTPVTGLPALVAYLAAGMFQAVVMFSLLGSIRRHIAARRHRKDEPPPGLSH
- a CDS encoding helix-turn-helix domain-containing protein translates to MIRPELTPQERRQGKILGRSLKTARGERRLDDVAYEAEISPETLRKIENGRILSPNFFSIARLCRALGVSLDELAAEENVSDGM
- a CDS encoding alpha/beta fold hydrolase; this encodes MSSISVNGVRIGYDLRGSGPTVVFVHAGLTDRRSWEKQLDHFSQDHRVLSYDSRGHGESELGEGTYSPGRDLLALLDGLDIERAIVVGNSMGGGTALEAALLEPHRIESLVVAAPGLPGYQWPQSFIEQVRTRVHSQIDAERRKRYLEGRGEPGVQLDRDIAAYVRAHIEWMVAGPRRRADTLDPEVVAGVERMLGAHLRLTWSTPSTARVEPEVDVVNRLAEVTAPVLVVNGREDVPEIQEVGTAVSQSIAQANRVDLDDCGHLPGLERPERFNEVLTRFLASET
- a CDS encoding DUF2254 domain-containing protein encodes the protein MRIVSAARHRRFSSVREHLRNSFVLAPTVAIVAATVLTGMVWTADGATTQILRESDLDRYIDDLSILIEPAATMVNTVASAMLTFVGVIFSISLVALQMAANSFSQRVLLLFVRSRITKATLSIFLGTFVYSMLITLEFSEYQKDSEVTAIPLFGSIVAIALVFASLLLFVIYVDSTIRLLRLSKVIEHISRDALKTVQFLSRNYEQGREGPEPHFDDEPFILVHNGRSGVLQDINIRRIVHHARKRDVIVDIIPRVGDFITTGTPVARISGRRFPAKQLARCITTGSDRSIYQDVAFGFRQLVDIGAKALSPGVNDPTTAVQVIDRIQELIGKVADESFESVAFTDRTDRVRLITHDQTWTSLVNLAFTEIRTYGSSSPQVTRRLTAALNDLIRVTSDERREPLQRQLDLLRTDVAESVPNADDAEFALIADRQGIG